Below is a genomic region from Brassica oleracea var. oleracea cultivar TO1000 chromosome C9, BOL, whole genome shotgun sequence.
TAAAACTCACCCTAGAGTCTAGACTTTTGTTTATCAGAATCTTCCCGACCCCGAGCTAAACTCCCCCTGAATCTAGACTTCAATCTTCCAACTCCTCGGAAGTACTTCGCCAACTACCTAGCGCAGTGCAGTGACACCAAAGGTTTGATCACACAAGCACAAAACAGTGATCTCTCGACTTTTTCTTTTTCCAGAGACAACTCTCTTTATAGAAGCACGTCCTCCATGTATACATAACCAGAACTTGCTCTTCAAGTTCTTCCAAAAGCAAGAGCAAGTTCTTCCAAAAGCAACTTAAGCAACTTTCCTTTTTCTCCCAAGGAATAATTCTCTTGTCTTTTTCTCTTCAAGTAATATCCATTACACTTAATGTAAATCTTCCAATAAACATATTGCTTCTTCTCCAAGCTTAACAAGCCCACAGACATCACAACATACGAACTTCAACCAAGCCCATCTTCATGACACACGTATGTACTACCTCCTGTAGTACTTCACGAACTGATACAGAATATACATCTTCAAAGATGAATGGTATATAACATGAGATTGATCAGCGCATATGTTGTTTTGTATTTCGTTTTGTAAGAACTTAGACTACTACGTGTATCATTAATCCGACAATTCTATATGTTGTTTGGGTCGTGTATTATTCACGTGCACCCAGACATTCTCCCAGGTCACGACCCATGCACCACCGACATTGGGCTCACGGGCCACTAAACTACTTTTTGTATATTTTTATTTATTATTGGACCGCGCCTAACAATACAACATTTCATTATTTGAAGCCCAGTATATAACCACAATAAACCCACCATTAGCAGGATTAATGGAGATCAACATTTGTGTTTCGTCACATGTCTCACATACACATGGTAATGGCTCGTCTGTCAGGAGATATATGCAAGCCAAGTTACAATCTAGAACCGGAAAATATTTATTTTCCTACTTGTTCCCTCTCATCAATGAGAATCATGGCAGACAGAGAAGATTAACAGTAATAACGAAGAAAACACCATATGAAAATTATATATGAAATGATAATAATGTATTAATGAAAATAGTATACTACACCGGATAAACATTATATATATAAATTATTTTATGTATTATATGTTCTTACATATTATGAAATAATAAATATATATTGAATAATTAAAAGTCAGTAACTATTACATATATAATTAAATTGGTGCGAACGTATAAATCAATTTTATTCATACAAACAATTTTTTAAAATTTTTTGATAGGATATGTAATTAAATTTAAATGATATTAACATACATAATATATGTTTAATATTAATGTCTATTAAATGATGCTTTTTACTTATATTTTTTTTTGGGTGTATCTTTAATAGCAAAAATTTTAAATTACTAATAACAAAATTTTCATTGTGAGATTAATAATTTTAGTAATTTATAATTTAAAAACAATTATCAATGTTAGTTCAAAAAATTTATCAAAAAAAATTATTCAAAGTAAATTTTGAAATTAAAATATTTATTTATTCAATATAGTTTATAGTTTAATTTAGAATGATATATATACATATATATTTTAAATCTTAATGATTAATTAAATTAGACTTTTATTTATATGATTTTGTAATCATTTGTGTTTTGTCATAACAAAAAATTTAAACCATGGATAGAAAAAATTTGAATGTGAGACTTTTAACAGTTTTAGTAATTTATAGTCGTTTTTTAAAATTCAAAATATAACATATACAGAAAAATCTAAATTTTTATAATATGGTTATTGTGATTTTTTAAATTATTTTAATAGTTTAAAATTAAACAAATTTGATAGAAGATACATTATTTTCTTATCAGATCTTTATTATTCAAAATCATTAATTGTCATATATACTTTAGCCACATTAGCCAATCCGTAATCCTTATTTAAAGAAATAATAAATGAAATTAATAATGAATTTATGGTTAGTTTAATAAAAAAACTTATTATATAATTAGATGGACCAATATATTTTTCTAATAATTCTAAGAATCATTCTAGTGATGACACGTGACTACAAAAATAAGTTGTAATGTTTCATAAATAATATATAGGGGATATAATAAACATAACAAAAATCAAAAGTTTTTGATTCCCCCTCCCAAATTATTTCTTAATGATTCATTAATTATTTTCGACAGTTCCCAAGAGGCTTCCCACAGAGGCATCTATTGTAAGCAAACGACGCCGCTTCAAGATGACCAAAATGAGATCCCGTCGGAATCTTCCCACACAGTTGGTTATGACTCACGTCTATGTGTCCTATAAACGACGCCGTCGTAATACTCGCCGGGATCGCTCCCTGTAGACGGTTGTTGGAAAGATCCAGCACCGTGAAGTACGACCTCGGTCCGAACGTATTCGGTATCCTTCCAGCAAGACGGTTCCCTCGCAAATTCAAATTCGAAATCGACGAAGTCATCAAACTCCCCGGAATCGCGCCGGAGATCAAGTTCCCGTGGAGATCGAGCGTCGCGAGCACCGACATTTTCCCCAGCGAAGCCGGGATCGCGCCGGTGATTCGGTTCATACCGAGCTCAAGATCCGCGAGCCGGTAGATCCGGGTCAAAGATTCGGGTATCTGACCCGAGATTCTGTTACCGGTTAAGAGCACACGGCTCAGCATCTTTAACCGGCCGATATCTCCCGGTATGACGCCGGAGATATAATTGTTCCTCAAATCAAGATGCGATAAGCTCGTTAACCTCGTGATCGACGGAGGAATCACACCGGAGATTTTATTATCGGCGAGATTCAGCACTCTTAGCTTCATCAGCTTCCCGATATTCGCCGGAATCACGCCGGAGATTTTATTCCCGGCGAGATCTAAATGTCTCATTGCAAGAAGATTCGTGATGCAGCTCGGAATCACGCCGGAGATTCCTTCCCAGTCGGTGATTGTAATGCCGGAGAGGTGAGTGAGTTTACACAACGCCGGCGAGATGGTGCCGGTCATGAACCCCTTCCGTTTCGCCCTTTGGAAAATCGGCTCCTCCGATACTCCGCGGAGGGTGATGCTGGAGACTCGGCGGCTTTTCGGGTCGCAGCTCACACCGTACCACCCGTTGCAGCAGTCTTGGCCTTTCCATGTTTTGAATACGCCAATGTAAGGCTCGTTGAGCTTTGATCGGAACTCAAGAAGCGCCGCTCGTTCGGAGGGGAGACAAGCTTGGACCACCGTGGGGGCACCGGCGAGAAGCAGTACGGCGACGCTGGTTAATACAATCACTAACGCATTCTTAGCATCCACCATGGCTCCCGTTTACAAGAATCACTGTAAAAGTATATATAATATCCAAGAATCTTGGTGTGATGTGTTTATGAGCTTACACAGGTTTGACATGGAGACGACTTAACGACTATGGTGTTGTATTTATAGGTGCAACACGACGAAACAATACTTTTTGTTAGTGCATATTGCTTCGTTGAACCTTCTCGTTTATATTAATTAATTAATAATACACTTTGATCATAGTAATGATCAGTTTTATTTAATTGTCAATATAATCAAATGATACTAATTAATAACATGGATATGTTCTTGTTTCTGTTGCTTGGCTGTACTAATAGTTCCGATATATAGATTAGATATATCTCGTCCCCTATACTATATTTGCGAAGTGATTTTGTCACATGTCCTCTCTATAATCAATTTCACAAAACAAATATGATATTGCTACTGAAATTGATGACATGATTTCATGAAAAATATGAAATGAATAATTTCATTTAATGTTGATTTATATTTTTGGCAAACTTATTAAAATATATTAATAATTCATATATTACATTTAATATTGATTTCTTTTTGGTAAACTTTTTTTAAATATGGTAATAGTTCACACATCATCTATAAAATAAATATCCCCTAGACTATATTTGCAAAGTGATTTTGCCACATGTCCTCTCTACAATTAATTTCACAAAACAAATATGACATGACTACTGAAATTGATGACAAGGCTTCCTGAAAAATATGACATGGATAATTTCGTTTAATGTTGATTTATATTTTTGGCAAACTTATTAGAATACGGTAATAATTTATATATTACATTTCATATTGATATTTTTTTTGGCAAACTTTTTTTAAATATGGTAATAACTCATACATCATCTATAAAATAAATGTATTCATATATAACATTTTAAATTTCAAAATGTTATTATTTTGTATAATTATACAATTTGTATTACTAAAGATTTCAAAAATTTCTACAATTTTTTTAAAAAATTAAATATTTAATCGTAAAATCATTAGTTTCTTATATAACTACAAATTTTATAAATATTGTTTAGGCTAAATTTTTGATAATTATACAATTTTTATTAGCTTTATGCAAATTGATTTAATATATATCAAATCTATATTATATATTAGTAAGAAAATAGTAAAATATATAATATATAATAAATTTATTTTTAAATATAAATTAGATTTAAAAAATTCCTTATTGCACATGGTGCAGGAAAACACCTATTAGACATTATTTGAGAAGTGATTTGCTAGAACCTCTCTACAATCAATTTTACAAAAAACATGTGACATGATTATTAAAATTGATGACATGGTCTATAACTAAATATGACATGAACAATTACATTTAATGTTGATTTATATTTTTGTTAAACTTTATAATAAATATAGTAATAACTCATATATTTAATGTTATCTATATTTTTGGTAAACTTCTAGAATGTAGTAATAACTCATACATTATCATTAAATATATATATATATATATATATATATATTCAAATGTAACGTTACAAATTTTGAAATATTATATAATTCTATTTTTATAATTAAACAAATTTTATCACTAAAACTTTCAAATTTTCTACAATTTTTTTTTAAAAGTTATATATTTTTAATCGTAATATTATTAGTTTCTTTTATATATCTACAAATTTTATAAATAATACTTAGTTTTAATTTTTGATAATCATATGATTTATATATCAATTTTTTATTAATTGTTTACAAGTTGATTTAATATATTTAATCAAAATAAATAGATTAAAAATATCTGATATTATAATTTTGAATTATACAGATATATTCTTAAATATAATTTAAGAAAATTATGTTTATCTTAATTTTATGTTTAAATAAATCAAATTTATATTAAAATATTAGTAAAAAAAATTAGAATATAATTTAAATTTAAAAATCTATTACTACACATGGTCTAGAAAAACAATTAGTCCCAATACATTATTTGCAAAGTGATTTTGACCCATATCCTCTCTATATTCAATTTCACTAGATAAATGTGATATATCATAATATAAATGATGACATGGTTTATGGTTAAATGTGACATGGACAATTACATTTAATAGTTATTTACATTTTTGTTGATTTTGTTAGTATATGGTAATAAATTATACAATATCATTAAAGTAAATCTATTCAAATATTACACTGAATAATATAATAATATTTTACAAATTTTGAAATATTATGTATTTCTATTTTTTTATAATTATTCAATTTTATTACTAAAAAGGATTTCAATTATTTTTACAATTTTTTAAAAAATATAATTTTTAATCGTAATATCATTATTTATTTTATATATCTACAAATTTTAAAAATATTGTTTAGTTTTACTTTTTGATGATTATACAACTTTGTATCAATTTTTTTTTAATTTATAAAGTAGATTTAATATATTATCCAAAAGAAATAGATAAAAAAATCTATCTAAGTTTCTAATTTTAAATATATACATATTTATTTTTAAATATAATTTAATTTAAATCAAAATTTAGATTAAAATATATGTTAAAATAATAAAATCTAAAATAATAGTAAAATTTTATTTTACTTATAATTTAAATTTTTTATTACTGCACATAGTGTAGAAAAACGGTTAGTTAGTAATAAATACCCTTAATAACATGGTCTTGTAGTAAATCACGGTTTATCAAAATTCATGATCGGCCCTGAAAAAAGGATAGTAAACGTCGTGATACAGAGATTTGGCAGTTGTATTAATGGAATTGACGTTTTCGAAACTTAACTCATGTGCACGCATGTGCACCCAGCCTCCTCTTCATTTCAATTTCCGTATATCTTATATCTATTAATAATAGAAATCCAAGTAAATGTTTGTAACTTCTTATGCAGTTTACAAAAATGTTTGTAACTTATTATCCTAATAATACGTCTTTCTATCTTAAAAATTAAATTATTTTATTAAGGCAAATATCCATTTTAAAGCAAATATCTGTTTTAAAGCAAAAATGTATTGAACCAAAACGGTTTGTATATTGATTGTGAATGAATAAATATATAGTTTTGTAGATCCGTACTTATA
It encodes:
- the LOC106316881 gene encoding DNA-damage-repair/toleration protein DRT100-like, producing MVDAKNALVIVLTSVAVLLLAGAPTVVQACLPSERAALLEFRSKLNEPYIGVFKTWKGQDCCNGWYGVSCDPKSRRVSSITLRGVSEEPIFQRAKRKGFMTGTISPALCKLTHLSGITITDWEGISGVIPSCITNLLAMRHLDLAGNKISGVIPANIGKLMKLRVLNLADNKISGVIPPSITRLTSLSHLDLRNNYISGVIPGDIGRLKMLSRVLLTGNRISGQIPESLTRIYRLADLELGMNRITGAIPASLGKMSVLATLDLHGNLISGAIPGSLMTSSISNLNLRGNRLAGRIPNTFGPRSYFTVLDLSNNRLQGAIPASITTASFIGHIDVSHNQLCGKIPTGSHFGHLEAASFAYNRCLCGKPLGNCRK